The genomic region ttattttcatgTTTACCAAATGATAGATCTATATGTTTATCAACTGTTAATAACATTAAAATTCCAATTTGATCTTTATCAGAGTATAAGGGTGGATTTCATTATATGATCTGCAATTATGCATACTTGCAAGGAATTCTGCGATTTATTAGTTCCTCAACTACAATTCAATCTGATGAGGAGGATTCGTAGGAGAATTTTATGTCTGATTGGTGGCTTAATTATGCAGATAAGAGAGCTAGAATGAAATTTGCTTCAACTTGTTGAATGAGATGTGGACATGTATAATGACAGGTATATATCTAATTTATATGACTCATTACATCTCTACTATAAGCTAGTTACTCATTTCTTTGGTATCTTGATATGCATGTATTTGCGAAGAACTCCATTGCATTGTTTCAGGGTCACACTGCCCAAGCATTGGTGCCATGTATGTATGCCTTGTGAAGTAGCTGCCATGTATGTATGCCTTGTGTATTCAatctattttgaattatttatttacatatttttttattaggatTAAGCTCATCACTTGTGCAGTTCTATATTATTTACCCTGCATTGGTGTTCACAGGTGGAATGGTggataaacatatttttatggCAAATATGCGAGACTTTATTATGACTCATCAGCATGACATACAGTTTCAGAGTACAAATTACTTGGGTTCTTCTGAGTCAGTCATATGCATGCAGTTATATGCATGCAGATATTTATGTCTTGGATGTGCAGAACTTCTGAAAATACTGTGGAGCATGGCTTGTGCGTATGCTATTCTGATGATGCTCTCTGGAGGGAAAGTACAAGTTGTGTCTTTGTGAATAATGTCAGAGAGCCTAATaattaattgtgattttttgttcatatgttctgaaaatatataaatctgcTGCTAATCGTAATAAAACTTCTATTGGATATTGAACAGAATACTAGTAGTGGATATTTATTATGCTAGGAAGGGCTCAGGTGATCCCTTGACTACAATTCAATATGATGAAGTTAGTTTCGACATGTATAACAACTGGTATGCATATATCTATGCATATATGACTCATTTTTCAACTCTAGCAATATGATTATAAATTAAGCTCTACACTATAAACTTGTTACTTATTCCTTTATAATTGTGATATGCATGtgtttgttttcttggtttCACAGGAGTAATGGCtgataaacataatttttatggCAAATTGTGACTTGAGGACTCAACTGCATGATGGTTTGAGCTTACAAATCACTTAGTTTCAACTTTCAACTTGAGGTgatggtttttaaattttgtataagTGGAGATGAAACTTTCGTTATTTCTGGATGAGTCAGTGGCTCATCTCTTTCCTCCAACAACGTGAAGAAAAGCCTCATGACGATCTATTCATGTTGCATTTGGGGTGCAGTGTCCAAGCACTAAAGGGATGTTTGAAAGGGTGTCCACATTGGTCGTTCATCCAGCGAGTACCACGCTTCATAGGCTATGCAAAGAATCAAAGCATGTATTTGAAGTACACCAAAGAGCCATATTACTATGAAACCAACATCGATGGtatgtttattcattttatttctcaTGATATCTCTGTCAGTGCTTGAATAACTTATAAGTGCCTAATTATTTATCAgaattgtaataattttatgtttaattggTTGTGGTTTATATATGCAGATGAGGATTAGGAGGATGAATCCTTTATTTGAATTAGATTACCACTGAAAAATGACATCCGAACACCCATTACTGGTATGTCttcaatttgctttgaattatgGACATCACTGGCTAGCTGGTTctattaatttatctttaaaatgaATTGTgagatgtatttgtttgttgtattggTTTCCACAGGCAAATCAATGTGACTTGATCATGACTCAAGTGTATGATAATAATTTGATGGTTTCAAGTTCTACAGAGAGGCTTGACATTCTCTTGTGGGGGGTGGATTCTTTCCTTCTTcgtgttttcattaattttcaatGTGAGTTGAGTTTGAATCCACATCTCCTTGACTGTGAATTGTGATATGCATGGTTCTGTTACTACTCTGATGAAGCTCTCTGGAGGGTGagtgttcttgtttctttgtaaGTGCTGtaataatttattcttattttcatatttactaAATGATAGATCTATATGTTTATCAACTGTTAATAACATTAAAATTCCATTTTTGATCTTGAACAGAGTATATGGATGGATTTAATTATATCATCTGCAATTATGCATACTTGCAAGAAATCGTGCGATTTATCAATCCCTCAGCTACAATTCAATCTGATGAGGAGGATTTGTAGGAGAATTTTATGTCTGATTGGTGTCTTAATTATGCAGATAAGTAGAGCTAGAATGAAATTTGCTTCAACTTGTATGTGACTCATTACATCTCTACTTTAAGCTAGCTACTCATTTCTATGGCATCATGATATGCATGTTTTTGTCAATAACTCTACTGCTTTGTTTCAGGGTCACAGTGCCCAAGTACTCTATTAGTGTTTGCAAGCCTCTGCAAAGGACAGAAGCATGTATTTAAAGTACACCAAGTGAACATTATTTTATCAaaccaatcttgaattcttgatgaAAATATATCAATTGGTATGATTCGTGGAACCtctttattccatttttttttccttattcaTCTCCATATAGTGAAAGTGGCtaattgtataaaaattatgatatcTATGCCTTGTGGTTGGATAGCTGCTGCAGATAAAGAGGAGAATGAAATAGCTGCCATGTATGTATGCCTTATGTATTCAatctgttttgaattatttatttacatatttttttattaggaaTTACGCTCATCACTTGTGCAGTTCTATTTTATTTACCCTGCATTGGTGTTCACAGGTGGAATGGtggataaatatatttttatggcAAATATGCGAGACTTTATTATGACTCATCAGCATGACATACAGTTTCAGAGTACAAATTACTTGGGTTCTTCTGAGTCAGTCTTATGCATGCAGATATTTATGTCTTGGATGAACAGAACTTCTGAAAATACTGTGGAGCATGGCTTGTGCGTATGCTATTCTGATGATGCTCTCTGGAGGGAAAGTACAAGTTGTGTCTTTGTGAATAATGTCAGAGAACCTAATaattaattgtgattttttgttcatatgttctgaaaatatataaatcagcTGCTAATCATAATAAAACTTCTATTGGATATTGAACAGAATACTAGTGGTGGATATTAATTATGCTTGGAAGGGCTCAGGTGATCCCTTGACTACAATTCAATATGATGAAGTTAGCTTCAAGTAGTTGAATGAGATGTGGACGTGTATAACAACTcgtatgtatatatctatatatatgactCATTTTTCAACTCTAGCTTTATGGTTATAAATTAAGCTCGACACTATAAAACTGTTACTTATACCTTTATAATTGTGATATGCATGTGTTTGTTTTCGTGGTTTCACAGGAGTAATGGCTgctaaatatgatttttatggcAAATTGTGACTTGGGGACTCAACTGCATGATGGTTTGAGCTTACAAATCACTTGGTTTCAACTTTTAACTTGATGTgatggtttttaaattttgtatgaGTGGAAGtgaaattttccttatttttggagttgaattgatttccttaatttgcttatttttctgCACAGTTAATGtcatgagtttttcttttgcaaaagaGTTAGTATTCCAATCAAGTCTTTGATGAATCTTTGGTTGGGAGTGCTGTGTTTTTTCATTGAGTAATGTGACGATGCAACCTTTGCTCTCTTTATTTGacaatttcttattttgtatgaTATGTATATCTTTTGGTGACAGCCGCATAGGGGGACTGAAGCTTGAATTTCAATTACAGCACCAAAGGAATGAGACGTGGACAAGCATGACTtggtatatgtatatatgactCATTGCATCTTTAATTAATCTTTCATGTTTTCAATatgttttgcattttaattGATCTATTTCATGATTTGGACTTAAGCTCATCACTTGGTGTAGTTCTATTTACAGAATTgtgatatatgtgtgtgtttgctGTATAAATATTTGACTTTAGTATCAAGTCATATCCAAGTTGGGGGATGGTTTTCATTTTACTGATTTCTTTAATTTGCAGCATGAGCTTGGAGATTGATAGAATAGCATATCAAATTCTCTAACAGTTGATTTCCttatatacttatttttctGGTAATTAATATAGAGGATGCtctgttttttctttgaaaCTTTGAATAATCAAATCATCCATATTTGGTAATTGTTCTACTCATCGAGGGTTACAGCTAGACTTGAAGATGAAATTTCCatgcatttgttttatattcaGACATCAAAGAACTAAACTTTTTCACATTTGCAGTTATTGTGGGAAGGGCTAGGACTTGGGGTAGGTGACGGTGTTGGAAATTGGCACAGGTTGTGAAAACATTAATCATCAGATAAAACTTGTCTGTTAGATTCTGAACCTTTTTAACATGaaccaaattatatataattggtACTTATGATGAGAATGTAATGAACTTATTCTAAGCTTCCTGTTTTTTGAGGTTACAACAACTTATCTGGGTTTAATATGCAGgaacaatgataataaaaaggTTCTTCTTGGACTTGAAGGTGGTCACATGGGTATTATTCTATAAGTAACACTGATTTCCTACATTCTGTaattatgtatatttgtgtCTAATCTTGTAAATTCCACACTAGAAGTCATTAGATGTTACAAGAAAATTGAATACTATATTGTGCTATTATAGTTTATTCCACTATTTCTTTTACCAAAAATGAAGAAACCATGATACCTAATTAAATGGCTTGAATCCCCTTTGGTGTAGGACTAGGAAGTAGGAAGTGATACCAAATGGTCATTATGTTTTATGGTAGATGATATAATGTGTCAAGATTCAGATTTTCTGGCGAATTTAGGATTCAGAATTTCAAGAGAAGGCTTGTTGAGTATGTATGTCCATAATGTTATTTTCTTCATGGGATCAGAATGAAGAAATCaaaattccttttatttttccttgaatttttcatgattaaatCACGACCTGAATCTGTGTGATCTACCACTATGATTTTCACATTACCTATCAAGAAAAGGAGAGTATACATGATATTCTATGATAGACAGTGTTCTCACTCCTTTTTCTATTGGAAACAAATGCAGGAAGGATGGTACGTGGTTCGGGCACTTGCTATCAGGGTATTCATTGCCGATGGATGACccaaaccaaaagaaagaacaGAATAAAGAGGAAGGAGTTGGCGGAACATGGAAACATGCAATCAAAGTTTCTTATGAGGCTACTCAGCAAGCTTTTCCAGGGGGAGTAATTTTGGCACATCTATATCACAAGTATGTTTGTCTCTCCTCCATACAATCTTTAATTTCATTAGAGTTGTTGGTGATACATTTGAATTTAAGAGGAAGATATCTTTAAAAAAGTTTCTTTAGGGGCATTGTATTCACCAATTTAGAAAAGTGATCTACTAATAAA from Dioscorea cayenensis subsp. rotundata cultivar TDr96_F1 unplaced genomic scaffold, TDr96_F1_v2_PseudoChromosome.rev07_lg8_w22 25.fasta BLBR01001469.1, whole genome shotgun sequence harbors:
- the LOC120256491 gene encoding D-aminoacyl-tRNA deacylase-like isoform X2, yielding MNLWLGVLCFFIDRIGGLKLEFQLQHQRNETWTSMTWKDGTWFGHLLSGYSLPMDDPNQKKEQNKEEGVGGTWKHAIKVSYEATQQAFPGGVILAHLYHKSFKSWQKNAVTSFLAEQNIQVGKPSDFF